The window CGATGGGGCATCCACGCTGGAGATTGGGCTGTTCGATAGCGTGCGTGGGGTTCCGTACACCTTGTTTAATGAAGGCGCGGCGGTGGGAACTTACGTGATTCCGTTGTTGGTGGAGTAGGTAGAAACCGAGTTTCCGCGCAGAAACTCGGTTTCTAATGGTATAATCCCCTCATGGACAAACAGTTGGCTCCCATCCTGCAACAACTGCGCGCCGGGCTGGAGGCGATGTACGGCGAGCGGCTTGACCGGGTGCTGCTCTACGGCTCGCGGGCGCGGGGGGACGCGGCGCCGGAGTCGGATGTGGATGTGTTGGTGGTGCTGGAGGGTACGGTTGATCCGTTGACGGAAATTCACCGCAACAGTGAATTGGTGGCCGATCTGTCTTTAGAATACGATCTGGTCATCTCATGTGTTTACATGAGCGCCAATGAGCTTGCCGAAGGGGATGATCCGTTTCTGCGTAACGTTCGGCGCGATGCTTTGCCGGTATGAGCCTATCGATTGAGATCCATCTTAAGGGCGCGGCGGACAGCCTTGATGCGGCCGAGCTATTGTTGTCGAAGGATTTCCCCGGCATCGCCGCCTCCCGCGCCTATTATGCTATGTTTTATTTAGCCGAGGCATTCTTGCTTGAACAAGGCCAGGAATATTCCAAACATGCGGGCGTAATAAGCGCGTTCGGCCGCGACATTGCGAAAAACGAGAAAGTGCCAAGGATTTTTCACCGTTACCTGATCGACGGTCAAACGGCGCGATTACTGGCCGATTATCGGGGCGAGCCGATCACCAATGAAGAGGCGCAGATGCAGATCGACCGCGGCCGGGAAATGCTGGAATTTGCCCGGCAATACTTCGCCGGTAAACGACCCGACAACGAATAGGCCAATCCCGCCGCTGGGGAGCTACCGCCCCCCAGCCCACCCACCGGATCAGAACCCAGCAATCAGGAGCCAGGAACGGAGAGAAGTTCGACCACCCGGAACCCGACATAGTTGTTCCTGTTGAAGGGGTTGTAGCTGTACCGGTACGCGACGCGGCTGAGCTGAGCGTTGTTGTACCACGAGCCGCCCCGCAAAGCTCGCTTCGATCTTCCCTTGTACCAAGATTCCGTCCACTCCCAGACGTTGCCGGCCGTGTCCACGCAAGCGTAGGGACTATCCCCTCGTGGCGAATACCTGCCGACCGGCGTCGTGTCCTTGACGTTCATGTTGAAGTTACATTGTTCGGCGGTCGGCGGTTCGTTCCCCCACGGCCAAATGTGCCCGTCATTCCCCCGCGCCGCCTTCTCCCATTGCTCTTCGATCGGGAGGATCAGCCCTGCCCAGTCGCAAAAGGCCTTGGCGTCATCCCAACTGACCTGCACTACCGGATGCTCGTCCTTACCCTGAATTGACGACTCCGGCCCGCGGGGGTGTCGCCAATCGGCGTCCTTGATCCACTCCCATTTACTACCCGTCCAGCCGTAGCCTATTCCTTCAATCTCGGCCGTCGTCTTGTGCCCAGTCGCCTGAATGAAACGGGTAAATTCGGCATTGGTCACCGGCGCGCGGCCGATCCAGTATTCCGGCAGGTCGATAGTTTTCTGTTCTTTGCCCTCACCATAGATGAACGGCCCGGCGGGAATACGGATGAGTTCGATGCCGGTCTTGGCGTGGATACGGCGGTTGGGGAGAGGAGCAGGGGGGCTGGGGAGCGGGGGAGCAGGCGTGACAATCTCGACGCGCGGGCGGGGAGGCGTAACAGGGAGAGCACGTCCGTCCAGCGAGGCCAATAGCGCCGTCAACCCGTCACCGAAGTTGCGGAACGGCAAATAATGATACCCCTGCCAGGTGAGCGGCGGTTCGCACGGTTGCCAATCCAACGGGATGAGGTTCATCCGGCCGCGCTTCTCCAGTACAATCGCCAGGCTGGTCTCATAGCGCACCCAGTTCGACGCCACCGCCTCCGGCGACAGCAACAGGAGGAAAACGCCGCTCATCTCTAATCCTCGACCGATAGCCTCCACCCACTGCTCACCCGGCAGGACGCTCTCCGGGGCGATCCACACTGGGCGGCCAGCGGCAATCAAATCGGCCGCCAGTTGGTGAGCCGTCGCCGAGTCCTGATGGGCGTGACTGATGAAGACCCGGCGCGGATCGCGGGCTGCCACGGCGGATGGAGCGATGGCCGGTGCCGGCGCGCGGCCGAGTTCAGCCACGTACTGGTCAGGTCGCTCCTTAGCCAGCGCCGCCAACAGGTGTTCGCGCCGGCCGCGCCGGTCGCCGTGGCCGATCAGCAAGCGTACTTTTTGGCTCTTGGTCATGCCGATGGTGAACTCCTGGGCCACGTCGGCAAAGTAATCCAGGCAGAAGTCCTCCAACTCGTCGTCGTTGAAGAACAACATTAGGAACTGGCGTAGGGCGGCGTTATCGGTGATCATGGCTACCGGCTGACAAAATAATAGCCCAGCCAACAGCCAACGGCAAAGCAGAAAGGAATAGAACACAAATGACACAGATGACACAAATTCTCGCGGATCAGAGTGTGCATGTGGTTTAATTAGAGTAATTGTGGGAGCAAACCAAGGAGATACCTATGAACAACACAACGAAATCAGCCTCGGCCGCGCCCGTGGCCTCGGAAGCCGAAATCACCAGCCGGGTGGAGGCGCTTCTGGCACGAATGAGTCTCGAAGAAAAGATCGGCCAGTTGGCCCAGGTCAGCGGCGCGGAGTTCATGCCGGGGCCAAAACCCGAAACACTCATCCGCCAGGGCCGGGCCGGTTCGGTGCTGTGGCTGAATAACACCCGGCGCTTTAACGAACTGCAAAAGGTGGCCGTGGAAGAAAGCCCGTCGGGAATCCCCCTGCTTTTCGCGCTGGATGTCATCCACGGCTATCGGACGATCTTCCCCGTGCCGCTGGCGATGGCCGCCTCCTGGGACCCGGCGGTGCCCGAACAGGCCCAGGCCGTGGCCGCCAAAGAGGCCCGCGCCGCCGGGCTGCACTGGACGTTTGGCCCGATGCTCGACATCGCTCGCGATGCCCGCTGGGGGCGCATCGTCGAAGGCGCGGGCGAAGACCCCTACCTGGGCGCGGCCATGGCGGCGGCGCAAGTGCGCGGCTTCCAGGGGGATGATCTCTCCGACCCGGAGCGGGTTGCGGCCTGCGCCAAGCACTTCGCCGGCTACGGCGCGTCGGAAGGGGGGCGCGATTACGATCCGGTCTATCTGTCCGAAGCCCAACTGCGCAACGTCTATTTCCCGCCCTTCCAGGCGGCGATCAAGGCCGGTGTGGCGACCTTTATGAGCGCCTACATGGATTTGAATGACGTTCCGGCCAGTGGCAACCGCTGGCTGCTGCGCGATGTGCTGCGCGGCGAATGGGGCTTCGAGGGCTTTTTGGTGAGCGATGCGTTGGGTATCGGCAACCTGGTGATTCAGGGCCACGCCCGCGACGGACGGGACGCCGCGCTGCGCTCCTTGAAAGCCGCTTCGAATGTGGACATGGCTTCCTCGACCTACCTGGAGAATCTGGCCGGTTTGGTGGCCGACGGTTCGCTGACGGTGGCCGAGATCGAAGAGTTGGTGCGGCCGATTCTGGCCCTCAAGGTCCGGATGGGCTTGTTCGAGCGGCCCTACGCCGATGAGAACCTGTTGGCCGAGGTCGTGGCCCGGCCGGAAAACCGGCAGACCGCGCGACTGGCCGCGCAACGGTCGATGGTGCTGCTGCGCAACGAAGGCGGGCTGCTGCCCCTCTCCAAACAGCAGACCAACATCGCCGTCATCGGCCCGCTCGCCGACTCCATGGAGGCGACCGAGGGATCGTGGATGGTCTTCGGCCACCAGCCCAACGCCGTCACGGTTTTGCAGGGCATCCGCGCCAAGCTGCCGGAGGCCAACATCGCCTACGCGCCGGGGCCGGAGATTCGTCGGGATGTTCCCCATCCCTTCGGCGAATTCGACACGAGCGCGAGGAAGCCGAACCAGACGGCCGAAGATGGCGAGGCCGCCTTCCAGACCGCCCTGGCCACGGCGCAAGGCGCGGACGTGGTGATCATGGTATTGGGCGAAAACGCCGACATGGCCGGGGAATTCGCTTCGCGCGGCTCGCTCGATCTGCCCGGACGGCAGGAGGAGCTGCTGAAGGCCGTCACCGCGATGGGCAAGCCGGTGGTGTTGGTGTTGCTGAACGGCCGTCCGCTGAGCATCAATTGGGCGGCCGAGAACGTGCCGGCCATCCTGGAAGCGTGGGAGCCGGGAACCGAAGGCGGCCAGGCCGTCGCCGACATTCTCTTTGGCGAGGTGAACCCGGGCGGCAAGCTGCCGGTCTGCTTCCCGCGCAGTGGCAGCCATGCGCCGCTGTACTACGCCCGGACGCTGACCCACTTGCCGGAAAGCAGCCCGCGCTATCTCTCGCGCTACTGGGATAGCCCGACCACGCCGCTCTATCCGTTCGGCTTTGGCCTGAGCTATACCACCTTCGCGATCAGTAATCTCACCCTGTCGGCGTCCCAGATCAAGGTCGGCCAAACCGTCACCGTGACCGTGGACGTAACCAACACCGGGCCGGTGGCCGGGGACGAAGTGGTGCAACTCTACATCCACCAGCAATGGGGCAGCGATTCACGCCCCATGCGCGAGCTTAAAGGGTTCCAGCGCGTCGCCCTCCAGCCCGGCGAAACGAAAGCGGTTCCCTTCTCGCTCGGCCCGGACGAGCTTCGCTACTGGAGCACCAACGCCAATGGCTGGGTTCAGGATGCCGCCGCCTTCGACGTCTGGGTCGGCGCCGACTCGTTGGCGACACTGCACGCGGATTTAGAGGTGGTTCAATAGGCTGATGCGTGAAGAGGGGCGGTTTGCCAAACCGCCCTACAATTTTGCCATGAGTACCATCCGCGCCTTCATCGCCATTGACTTGCCGGCCGATGTGAAAATCGCCCTCGGCCAAATCGCCGCGACGTTGGGCGACGGCCTGCCGCGCGGCGCGGTGCGCTGGGTGCGGCCGGAGCAGATGCACCTGACGCTAACCTTCCTGGCGGAGACGCCCGTGGCGAAGGTGCCGGCCATTCAAAGCGCGATGGACACCATCGCCGCCCAGCAACAGCCCTTCGCCCTGGCATTGGCTGGCATCGGCTGCTTCCCCAATCGCCGCCGGCCGCGCGTCGTCTGGGTCGGGCTGGCCGCCGCCGCCGGGAGTGGGGAGAGCGCGCCGCTATTGGCGCTCAAAGCGGCACTGGACGCAGCGCTGACCCCGCTCGGCTTGCCGCCCGAAGACAAACCGTTTCGCGCCCATCTGACCCTCGGCCGCGTCAAGGACGAGCCCGCCGCGCAAGCCGTCGCCTGGGCGACACCCGTGCCCCGCCTGGAAGTCCCAGTCACCGCCATCCACCTGATCGAAAGCCAACTACGACCGGATGGCTCGGTCCACACAGTTCGACACACAAGCAGGTTCTAGGTGTTAGGTGCTAGGTGCTAGGTTCTAGGGAAGAGCGCTCTTCCCTAGCACCTAGCACCTAGCACCTAGAACCTAGCTCCTAATCCGCACCAAGTGATATTGCCGCCGCCCCTGCCGCAGGATGAGGAAGCGGCCGTCAATGGCCTGCCCCAGTTGCGCCGTCTGGGCCTGGTCGGTCACGCGCTCGTTGTTGAGGTAGATGCCGCCGCCCTGAATCTTGCGCCGGGCGTCGGCCTTCGAGGTCGCCAGGCCGCCGGCCACCAGCAGATCGACCAGCGGCGCGCCGCCGTCGCTCAGCGCCGTTGCGTCGATCTCGCTCGACGGCACTTCGGCGAAGATGTCCTCGATGTCGGCCGCGTCCAGCCCGGCCACGTCGCCGCCGAAGAGGGCTTGCGACGCACTCTCGGCCTTGGCCAGCGCCGTCTCGCCATGCACCATGCGCGTCACCTCGCGGGCCAGCCGGCGTTGGGCCTCGCGCCGCTCCGGCTGCTCGAACAGCAGGGCGTGTAACTCGGCGATCTCGGCCTGCGTCAGCCAGGTGAAAAAGTTCAGGTAGGTGATCACGTCGGCGTCGTCGGCGTTGAACCAGTATTGGTAGAAGCGGTAGGGGGACGTGCGCGCCGGGCTGAGCCAGACGCTGGTGCCCTCGGCCGTCTTGCCGAATTTGCTGCCGTCGGCTCGCGTCAGCAGCGGGTAGACCAGCGCGTGGGCCTTCTGCCCCCGCGAGCGGCGGATCAACTCGACGCCGGCCACGATGTTGCCCCACTGGTCGCTGCCGCCCGTTTGCAGCAGGCAGCCCTGGGTGTCGAACAGGTGCAGGTAGTCGTGGGCCTGGAGCAGCATGTAGCTGAACTCGGTGTAGGAGATGCCGCTGTCGTCGCGATCCATGCGCGATTTGACCGAATCCTTGGCCAGCATGTAGTTGACCGTGAAGTGCTTGCCGGTGTCGCGCAGGAAATCGGTCAGCAGCAAGCGGCGCAGCCAGTCGGCGTTGTTGACGACGCGGGCCGGGTTGCTCTTGACCTCGAAATCGAGGATGCTCGCCAGTTGCTTCTTGATGTGCTCCACGTTGTCGTCGATAGCTTCCAGCGTCATCAGATTGCGCTCGGCGCTCTTGCCGCTGGGGTCGCCGACCATGCCCGTGCCGCCGCCGGCTAGGGCGATGGGCGTGTGGCCGTAGCGCTGCCAGCGGGCCAGTTGCATCAGCGGCACCAGGTTGCCGATGTGGAGCGAATTGCCCGTGGGGTCGAAGCCGTTGTAGAGGGTGATCTTCTGGCGGCTCACCAGGTCGTCTATCTCTTCCGTCTTGTCGTAGATGAGGCCGCGCCAGCGGAGTTCATCGGTTATCGTTGTCGCCATATTCTTCTCCAAAGATGTAGGACGGGTTGGTAACCCGTCTTCTGATTCGCGGGATACCATCCCGCGCTACAATGTTGTAGGACGGGTTGGTAACCCGTCTTCTGATTCGCGGGATACCATCCCGCGCTACAATGTTGTAGGACGGGTTGGTAACCCGTCTTCTGATTCGCGGGATACCATCCCGCGCTACATTTTGCGGGATACCATCCCGCGCTACATTTTGCGGGATACCATCCCGCGCTACATTTTGCGGGATGCCATCCCGCGCTACAAAGGACAACAAAAAAGACGCGGGCTTGCCGCGTCTTTTGCTTTCATGTTTACCGTCGTCGTTCAGCCGGCGGCAACCGTCAAGCGCGCTCGCGGCGCGGCCTGGTGGTTTGCCGACCATAATAGCTGAAGCGATGAACGAGCTGCCGTTTCATGATAAATGCATCATAACATGGGCCGGGTGGCCCGTCAAGCGCCGGCCATCAGCTTATCGACGGCCGAGGACAACTGGGCCAGATTGCGCACCATGTAGACCTGATCGCACAGCGGCGCGTACTCCAGCATGTTGCTATCGCCCGTGCCCCATTGCCGCGGCGCTTCCGGGTTGAGCCAGATCAGGCGGCGCGCCCGCTGCCGGATGTCCTTGATCAGGTCA is drawn from Candidatus Promineifilum breve and contains these coding sequences:
- the thpR gene encoding RNA 2',3'-cyclic phosphodiesterase — protein: MSTIRAFIAIDLPADVKIALGQIAATLGDGLPRGAVRWVRPEQMHLTLTFLAETPVAKVPAIQSAMDTIAAQQQPFALALAGIGCFPNRRRPRVVWVGLAAAAGSGESAPLLALKAALDAALTPLGLPPEDKPFRAHLTLGRVKDEPAAQAVAWATPVPRLEVPVTAIHLIESQLRPDGSVHTVRHTSRF
- a CDS encoding HEPN domain-containing protein yields the protein MSLSIEIHLKGAADSLDAAELLLSKDFPGIAASRAYYAMFYLAEAFLLEQGQEYSKHAGVISAFGRDIAKNEKVPRIFHRYLIDGQTARLLADYRGEPITNEEAQMQIDRGREMLEFARQYFAGKRPDNE
- a CDS encoding SUMF1/EgtB/PvdO family nonheme iron enzyme, yielding MITDNAALRQFLMLFFNDDELEDFCLDYFADVAQEFTIGMTKSQKVRLLIGHGDRRGRREHLLAALAKERPDQYVAELGRAPAPAIAPSAVAARDPRRVFISHAHQDSATAHQLAADLIAAGRPVWIAPESVLPGEQWVEAIGRGLEMSGVFLLLLSPEAVASNWVRYETSLAIVLEKRGRMNLIPLDWQPCEPPLTWQGYHYLPFRNFGDGLTALLASLDGRALPVTPPRPRVEIVTPAPPLPSPPAPLPNRRIHAKTGIELIRIPAGPFIYGEGKEQKTIDLPEYWIGRAPVTNAEFTRFIQATGHKTTAEIEGIGYGWTGSKWEWIKDADWRHPRGPESSIQGKDEHPVVQVSWDDAKAFCDWAGLILPIEEQWEKAARGNDGHIWPWGNEPPTAEQCNFNMNVKDTTPVGRYSPRGDSPYACVDTAGNVWEWTESWYKGRSKRALRGGSWYNNAQLSRVAYRYSYNPFNRNNYVGFRVVELLSVPGS
- a CDS encoding nucleotidyltransferase domain-containing protein; protein product: MDKQLAPILQQLRAGLEAMYGERLDRVLLYGSRARGDAAPESDVDVLVVLEGTVDPLTEIHRNSELVADLSLEYDLVISCVYMSANELAEGDDPFLRNVRRDALPV
- the tyrS gene encoding tyrosine--tRNA ligase, translated to MATTITDELRWRGLIYDKTEEIDDLVSRQKITLYNGFDPTGNSLHIGNLVPLMQLARWQRYGHTPIALAGGGTGMVGDPSGKSAERNLMTLEAIDDNVEHIKKQLASILDFEVKSNPARVVNNADWLRRLLLTDFLRDTGKHFTVNYMLAKDSVKSRMDRDDSGISYTEFSYMLLQAHDYLHLFDTQGCLLQTGGSDQWGNIVAGVELIRRSRGQKAHALVYPLLTRADGSKFGKTAEGTSVWLSPARTSPYRFYQYWFNADDADVITYLNFFTWLTQAEIAELHALLFEQPERREAQRRLAREVTRMVHGETALAKAESASQALFGGDVAGLDAADIEDIFAEVPSSEIDATALSDGGAPLVDLLVAGGLATSKADARRKIQGGGIYLNNERVTDQAQTAQLGQAIDGRFLILRQGRRQYHLVRIRS
- the bglX gene encoding beta-glucosidase BglX translates to MNNTTKSASAAPVASEAEITSRVEALLARMSLEEKIGQLAQVSGAEFMPGPKPETLIRQGRAGSVLWLNNTRRFNELQKVAVEESPSGIPLLFALDVIHGYRTIFPVPLAMAASWDPAVPEQAQAVAAKEARAAGLHWTFGPMLDIARDARWGRIVEGAGEDPYLGAAMAAAQVRGFQGDDLSDPERVAACAKHFAGYGASEGGRDYDPVYLSEAQLRNVYFPPFQAAIKAGVATFMSAYMDLNDVPASGNRWLLRDVLRGEWGFEGFLVSDALGIGNLVIQGHARDGRDAALRSLKAASNVDMASSTYLENLAGLVADGSLTVAEIEELVRPILALKVRMGLFERPYADENLLAEVVARPENRQTARLAAQRSMVLLRNEGGLLPLSKQQTNIAVIGPLADSMEATEGSWMVFGHQPNAVTVLQGIRAKLPEANIAYAPGPEIRRDVPHPFGEFDTSARKPNQTAEDGEAAFQTALATAQGADVVIMVLGENADMAGEFASRGSLDLPGRQEELLKAVTAMGKPVVLVLLNGRPLSINWAAENVPAILEAWEPGTEGGQAVADILFGEVNPGGKLPVCFPRSGSHAPLYYARTLTHLPESSPRYLSRYWDSPTTPLYPFGFGLSYTTFAISNLTLSASQIKVGQTVTVTVDVTNTGPVAGDEVVQLYIHQQWGSDSRPMRELKGFQRVALQPGETKAVPFSLGPDELRYWSTNANGWVQDAAAFDVWVGADSLATLHADLEVVQ